The Zeugodacus cucurbitae isolate PBARC_wt_2022May chromosome 4, idZeuCucr1.2, whole genome shotgun sequence genome includes the window ACGCGACCAtaacttttctttttcattttttgaaacACGCACGCAAACTTCGCCGAAGACACGCCGACTGGAGGGTAGTTTGTCAGCCTGGTGTTTATGTGGCTAAGTCAGTTCATTAAAGGTCAAGAGTGTGAAGTGAACCGTTTTGGTTGTATTCTTCGCGTTACACACTTCGCGTTACGTGTGAATTTCTATGTTATTTGCATACAAAAGAAAAGGCAGGCATTAAAGTTGGTCACAAACCCTCAAAGGTGCGGGATGTTGATAACTGTGGGTTGAAGGGGTGAATGAACGAAACGCCAAAGAGTTGGGCCGAAATGAAGTGAGTGAAAATAGATCTAATTATAATTAAGAAAGTAAGCAAAGCTTTTCTAAGTTTCAATGTAATTTCCGTTTTTGGAAAACATTGATTAATGAGATTTcgctaattttaatgtttttaattattttttactgagTTTGTTCATTGTAGCTGAGATGAGAAGATGTCTTCCCAGCATTTTCTGGATAACTATGAGAtagataaatataattataggtTTGCAGTGCGACCTTTGTTTTCTTTGagatcataaaattatttttaattttattttatattttcttctttataaAGTTTAGATTTAGCTTTTCAAAACGCTCAGAGTATTTGTTCGCTTGAATTTGCTGTTTGTTTCTCGTATCACTGCGCCGAAATATGGACAACTATCCTCTCAATTCCGATTGTGTGACATAATTCCCCTCTTGGCTTGCGTAGAAACACCATATATGGGTAAAACTTGAATCTTACCACACACTTAATATAAGTATAGGTCGGTTTTGCATTATTTGATGCGATAAAATGTTCTTAAAATAAAGTTTGAGTCAGTGAGGAATTTTACtcagaataaaaacaaaatatgaaatatatgttaacagtaaataaatctgtatttaagacgaaaaattatattgttttttttttttcttttcttaaacaaaaaatcataacaaatcaTACAAAAGGAATAacacaaaaatacaataaaaaacatatcaagtataaatttcagtttttaaatataaagagtTCCACATATCAGCTTTCTGAGTCACGCCGTGAGGGTGCGTGTGTTGTGTACGCTGAATATTAAtataagaatttaaattatatttaagcgGCGATCATTGACATCACTTGTACTTCAACATTTGTGGgttggaaaatataaatttataatgatTGCGTGCCGTAGAAATAAGAACTgggttaatatttttattgtggaCTCAAATGGGCCTTGACGTATGCACACCACTTGGGTTAGTCGCCTTcgaaataaatgtattaaataataaatttgttaaagaattaaattttaataattagatAAGTAAAAAGTGTGTTATTGGCCGATCAGCCGTTCATCACATGAAAAATACGgtcgaaataatatttatatacatacttatgtacatgcatacatacctaaatatatatatgcttttttttattaaataagagcgaaatttacattttatgtgCTGATAAgctcctatgtgaaatttatttttgcatatcaGTAGTGAAGTGGgtgcacatatgtatggaaATGCAAATAAACCATTTTAATTACGTTTTGCAGAGTTATTAAataggaaattattatttattaagcaaATCTAATACTTAATCTGCTTTAAGCTATTAAGGTTATCGATTCGCTACACTaattattttactatataaattattgaattgaaattataaattagcacaacaacaaaacacttacttaaggggttataacTGTATATAGGAAAGGAGGTCGACaaaaggcatttttcaagaattttttctaagcaaactatttaGTTTACTGATTTGAAACTTGACAActatattatgacaaccttaacctatattcacatattttttattgccaaaaataattatcgggaacgttgatattgccaattttgcagaggtccgcaaaaaaaaggcctcttgcggtgagcaTGATATCTCTGGAatggatcatctaaaatgcaaaaaccaaataaatttcattaatattaaataatctagtgattgatcgaaggaatcagcaaaaaaaaatttttttgacaaaatggcggctactcaaagcaaaaggttgtttataaaaatgagaaattttCATCGATTGGagaaatccttcgattaattactaaaaaatatatttaagaaccttgtgtaaaaatttcagaccgatcggttcagccgtttctgagaaatcttgctcaccgaatttgaaaacaccgtttcgagaaaaacgagattaaagttttgaaagcactttacatgtagtcggcgcgccttcactaatgtgtctataactacgaaaatattcgtcggatagacttgaaattttgtgtgtgtatactcagatatatgtatataaattaagaaaacgcaaaaaaaaatcgattttttgaaaatcctaactgtatataaccccttaattggAACACTTCccgaaaaaattgtaaaaactcttttattttgTAAGATTGAATAACAGGTttcagaaatttgaaaaaatactttagaatgttaatttttttaaatttctttgctttattataattatatgtatcgaaattcacaataaaaatgcaaaaatttggagactttccaaaatttatttttttatgtattttcagtttaaatttaGATATGATCGTCTCCAATGAAGCAAATTCAGCGTAAAAAAGTAAATTCACAGCAACAAGTTGGTGATTCAGTTAAACCATAACCCGAGCATAGCTGTTATGCATACAGCTGCTTAACTGTCATGCACTTGAGTAATTATACATCCATACAAAGGTTTATGTCAATTGGTTAAAATTTCCCCGCAGAGTTTGTTTGACGTTAATGGATAGTCTTATACTCATACGTTAATCCTTGTTGACATACTCGACTGCCTCCACTTGGCCAAGTTCCCACGCACAGTTTCTTATAGAAAATATTCACATATGtgcacataatatatatatttacaatatatataatgtatattttatatataagtaagaATTCAGGTATAacacatatgtaaacatatacataaatgtggAATTTCTCAAaaagaaattgtatttattcGAACGCGGTTATTGTGCGCACTTGATGGCGCTTAGTCTTTTGATATGAACATCTGTATATGTCGTTTGTATGGAatgcattgtatgtatgtttaacgTGAGCGAATTCTGCTGTCAgttggaaatgttttttttacgaTTGTGTTGCTATTTTTACAGTTGCCATTTGGATATATGCGAGATGAGTGCAATAATGAGTTTTATATCTATATCCATTGACAAACAAAGATAGCCGCTACAGAAACACCTGTACGATTCGACCTTGAAGTGCAACTACCGGTACTACGACGTAGCATCATTTAAATGCCATtcataaatgtgtaaaaataactaGTACAAGCTGCAGTTGTTGTGCTTTCTAATGCCTATTTTCTGGCATTGAATATGttgaataaactaaaaatagtgaaatattttttttaattttgttcagcCGTCTTTGTTGTCGTGCAACCACGCCCACTTGTTTTAGGCATCATTGAATGGAGCGTGTGAGTAGCGAAAGTGACACTATGCGCTCTCCCATTGAGAGAACCTAACCTAGCCTAACCTGATGTTTTTCGCATTGCTAGTGATCAAAAGTGATGTTTCTGAAATAAACCgttcatttacatatgtacatatattcattcaCAGAACTTTTGTGGACTCCCACATCATACACACTCCAACATACATCTGCAATTACATGAGCTTGAGCATTCTTCTCTAATAGCTTATTCGCCTGATAGTTCACATAGTTCTAGTTCTAGTGCGGGTACTGTTGCTTTGATTGTTGCTATTAAATTTGCgctgattgttgttgctatttgcgAAGCTGTTGTATGCTATTGTTTTGTCGCCGCTGTCGTCGCGATATAATCTCTTCCATTTGACTTTGACACTGAATTGAAATTGTTGTGCATTCCCTTcgcgtacacatacatatgtacacgagAGTGTGTGCGAGTTTGACGATGCTGGCGCTTGATTTGATCTTGTGCTTTTCTGCCTgatgttctttttgttttgattcCTCCATGCACACTCATGGCCACGCCAAGTTTTATTTTGCCAACAGCCGGTTTTAAGAAGAAAAGTGTTCGTTCGCTGTGCACTCCCACTATTTATTTgcgataaatatgtatgaaaggaTGTGTCGGATAATTATTCCACAATTCAAAgttgttaagtaaatattaaatgattGCTAATGTTACTGTAAGGTATTTTTGAGTAGAGCATTTGTATTTGCACAAactctcatatatacatacagggtggatacaaaatacaaatatatacaaaagtatttttACTTTCCAAACAATGATGCAAAAAAGTACGTGAATGctataaaacattataaaaaatttatatttaaattacttgaTTATTTCGTCTTCCTTGCAATCAGACCGGAATTCTTCCAGTGACATAATGGTTGAAAACTTGAAAGGGacgaaaatattccaaataagTTAATAACCTCGGCTCTGAGGTGTCTGAAATTTTCACTAGTTttggtaataattttttgtCCAAAAGTTTGGTGAACCATTGTTGTTGAAATCTAAGTCCCCGATTTTGTCGCAAGTCTATGTTATATGAATTTGTTTGGGTAGGATTTTTCAGCTTTGGACCCAAGTGGAAAGTTGAGGTTGTTCACGAACAGACGCTGCTAGACACGATGTGTTCTCTATTTATTTTCTAATCATTTGTAGTTAGCTTCAAAAGTCAATTCGAAGAATTATCTCCGGACTGACTTCAATCACTTCTATGTAACTAAATGTGACGAAGTGGGTGGGGCGAGGAGAAAGTAGGTGGTGTTATTCAGcatcaatgaaaatttttttatttaattctagtAATTATAGTCATTAACgctgtacaaaaaaaaaaataaagaaacaaattccaaatattttgtcAAGGGTCTAATGAATCACCTTcggataaaatataaattagcaGCAGTTCTtggtataataaattatacGTAGCACTGTTGAAATTATTAAGGTACACTTTACGTAAACTCTAAACGAAAATTCAATATCGGAGCTCTGAgatctaaattattattttcggtTAGCAACTGTTTAAtgatgttttgaagtttttgatatttttaaaacattttagttgGGTGGctacatttattttactttggTTTGGCAAAACTACGAATAatattgaaaacttaaaaaaaaacaatatttaaaatatttttgatcatatttgtatttaacccTATTTGTGCTAATTCTTAATTTCAGATATTTCTTCAATGACCCAAAAGGACAGTGCATGGAGACTTAACGGTTGACTTTGAGAAATCAACTGACACCTGCAGAAACAAATCATCACACCACATTTCCAATGCTAACAACGGCACACAGTTGAAATTGAACAAAACTCACAAAAAGGCTAGAGCATATTTCCAAAACAACGTCTTCATTATTTGAGACGCGCCGAAATTTATGCCCGGAGTAGGTGCCGGGCAGTGCTGGACATGTTGGAACGTCGTCCCTTATGGGGATTAATAGTATTGTTGAATGTCTGCGTTGTAATATGGCGAATGCAGGAACCGGCTATGCTGAGTGTCGAATACGACGGCAGTGGTGCGGGGCAAAACATCGATCTCGAAGATTACGCGTTGCCACTACACCAACAAcgccagcaacaacaccaaccgcAAGTCGAACAACACCCAGTCTGGCGAAGAGGTTTAGCGGTACGCAATGCCATTGCACAACAACAGCTATACGCCGGTAAACATCTACTAGCCGATAGCGCCGAAGCGAACGAAATCGCTGCCAAAGTAACGCGGAAAGCGGACGACAGTCTTCACATTAGTGGCCACAGTAGCAGTAGtagaagtagtagtagtaggttTAGTACTAGCCATCAACAACTAATTAAAGGGCAAACGACGAGTTTGCGCAGTGTCAGCTCAGTTAAGAGTACGCCCTCGCCGTTAGTCACAGCGGCAACACTAAAGAATACTGCAGAGGTACAAACCACAACGACAGGCAATGCGAGAGAGTATAGTTTTCCAGCGGATGACTTCGAAAAACTAATCGATCTGCATGACTTCACGTACCTTATAAGCCAGGAAGCCTGTGGTCGCGATGTGCAGGCACTAATATTAGTGCATTCGGCGCCGGCCAATGAGGAGAAGCGCCGTCTAATACGCGAGACGTGGGGCAATACCGAACAGTTGCCGCCAGTGAATGGCGTAATGCCGTTGCGGATCATCTTCTTGGTCGGCAACGTCGACAGTGAAGCGCTGCAGTTGGATATAGAGCGTGAGAATTTCGAAAACGGTGACATCGTGCAGGGTTCCTTTGTGGATAGCTACCGCAATATGACCTATAAGCATGTGATGGCTTTCAAATGGTTTCTGTATAACTGTGCGCAAGCGCAAATTCTCATCAAGGTCGATGACGATGTCTACGTGAACACACCACAATTGCTCATCTACCTGGAGCGCGCTACTGTGAGCGGTGATCTGGAAAatgttgctgccgctgctgctgctgatgttcAAGCCAGTGCTGCCATATCTCTACAACATACCGCCGATAATGATAGAAAAGCTTTCGAGAACAATACTATTGTAGACACTAGTAGTAGCGGTAGCGGTAGCAGTAGTAGTACGAGTAGCAGTAGCAGTGTACGAAATGCCGCCGATGCTAATGCTGCGCACTCACAAACCAATGCCACCCAGTTCAATGCTGCACAAATGATATTCCAGCATCCACGCGACCTGCTGCTCTGCAAAACCACCATCAACGCAATGGTCAAACGTAGCTACCGATCGAAATGGCGCGTTACGGCGCGCGAGTTCCCGGGCCGCTACTATCCGCCATACTGTCCCGGCTATGCCATCATCTATTCGCCCGATGTGGTGCTAGCTTTATACAACGCCGCGCAGGTGTCGACCTACTTTTGGATCGACGATGTCCACATAACGGGTGTTTTGGCGCAGAACCTCAGCATTGCCATTACGAACGCCGACCAATACATACTCTACGAACCGGATTGTGACAATTTGCTCAATGACATTATGACCAGCGACGATGTGGAGTTCCTGTACGCCTGGCATTTGATCAACCCCCAGCAAGTGCAACAGCTTTGGGAGATGTATCTGGCCAAGGCGCAAAGGCACTTCGCGGCTGCTGCCACATCAACATTCGCACTGCTGCAAGCCGCCGCCGCCAAGCAGCAGACATCACCCCACCCGACTGACTACACTAAATTTAAGAGCTACAGATAGTAACATTAAGgcgtgcaaataaatttaaacacacACAAGTACATTTGTCATAAtacatttaagttttttgtgttttacgttttatttttaatttttatttaagaattatATGTATAAGAGAAATTGCTTTTAGTTAGGATCTGTGCAAATGTGTGCAttacaaataaagtaaataacttATGTATAATACTATATTCCAATGTGTGAACGTGTAAAATATagtgaataacaacaaacaaacataataaATCATGtaaaaagcaaatttaaatcaaatatttattctttaaatattagtGACCGTTGTGCACAAATTTCATATCATCTAGTGCAAATGTTTagcatcaaaatttaaaatcaaattatttacacacattatgtatgtgtaaatggaTATCATTGACAATGTGCAAACGTAGGCAATTCGCCTGTTAGGTGTTACGTACATATTTTGCGTACGGAAATTGTGAGTAACGGCTTGAAAACGCGCGTAGACCAATTCTTTACTTTATAGAAAGAGTAAATAAATTACTTGAACTGTTTGAGTTGGTTTTCCtaggtatatattaaatatagtttatttttgtagaaatataGTGTATTTATGTTAGTACGTTAGtgaatgtaattaaaatagtttagtttttatatgaaaatacgcTTTATAACAATATGATGGATCTTATGCGGAAGTGTCTCATGTATTCTAATCTACTGTTCATATGTATCATGCTATAGCTATGAACTAAGCTTATCGGGCTGGTGAGGAAACTGTCTGTAGTTCCCAGCGTTACGGATATTGTGGTTTGACAATCGCTTGAAAATGCGGTTAGGCTATAAAATCATTTTCGTATTCATATGTTCCTATTTAAAAATCTGCCAGTAATCCGGATGTAACATGTAACGTTCTATGAACATTGCGGTGACCtgaatttaaactaaaaacagctgGTTTGGTAATTGCAAACATTATAGTCGAAAGTACCAACCCATGTTAAATATAAAGTGCAATTTGTACAAGTTCAAGTTTCTAGggaaaaaaatataccaaattgGAACTATTTCTTGAGTTAAAAACTGAtgctatattttaaaaattgctgaaaaatatttcatctttCTATTGAAGTactgaattattaaataaaaaactttttaatcgaaatatttgagattGAGACACTTGATTGCTTTCAGTTTGTTAATTATACTCTAAACAGGAGCGCCACTTACACTGTTGAGATACCGATTAGACCGATTTCATGGTCTCCAAAAAGAAATTGAGTAAGCTCTAAGGTTGAATTAATGCTCACTACAAAAATTCTTAAGTACCGTTAAGTTACTGTTCGTTGGcgtttttttcgttttactgTAATTTAATTCGTTCCTTTCAAACATAAATACTCAATTATTTggcataatattttaattgattgtCGTTACTGAAATGTAGGGGGCCAAACAATGTGaaacaataaactaaaaacagTTTTTACAGACGGTCGAGAAAAGGGCCTCATATATCGCTCGGAaaacatatcaaatataaatatatatgcggaTATATTTTTTGCCACTTTTCAAGAAAAGATCGCGTTgttaattatgatttttagtgatttttggaATTGTATTACTTCTTTCTTATAACTGTAACAAAGTAAAGCTTAAATGCTGATTATTGTTAAAATCAATAGCGAAacatgaaaatcataaaaagtgTTAATGTCTCACTACGTTTCAGTATTTGTACATACCGCTTGTTTATTCTAAATAAACACTATTTGAAGAGAgaagaaaagaagaataatatttGAAGGGTGAAGCAGCAGAGTGTGCAAAGAGTGTTATTTTTGTACACCAAACTAAAATCTgtgtttttgagttatgacattCTCGAAATAAGCAAGAGATATGtgcataattttttacttaattaataattgtatttgaattgaaattttaattaatttgtacttacgtgttttattatttatgtaaatgttcTCTATTCgcatagtttttgttttgttttaagagAATGAGTAAAAagagaaatacagttgaactgaTGCAACTCATATGTACCAAAATAATCTTAGATTTCTTATATcataatacatacacatacatacgagtacatacctACACACTTACCAATAAATTGGCGTAAGCATTGAAAGTCTTATAGAATAAGTCGcgtacaaaaaagtgaaattaacatTTAAGGTTAAAGTTTGCACATTATCctgacatatacatacatacatacatacaaacatatatcaaGAAGAAGAGAATTGAATGAGGAAACGAAAAATTGTGAACCTTGTAATGAATCCAGATGTACAAGTatgacaaaattattattatatacatattatatttatacaaaagagAGAAACTCAAAATCAAAGTCTATGcaaattcttattttaattgGATATCAAAATGgtcaaagaaagtaaaaaaattctaataataaaaaaaaaaacaaattatcaaTGTAAATGCATATGATGGAAATATTGTAGATTGTTTGTAAAATTCCAAttgcataaatacaaaaaaaaaaacaaaaatagaaatatatatatatatatatatacatacatatatagctgagAGAATTggaatttatgtataaaaaatgagtgTGACTCTAATTATGAAAccttaatttatatgtatagtaaACTTTGAAGCCAATTTTTCATAAGATATACACGTTTAAAGAATCCCTGAAAGAATCTCAGTTAATTATTGTATACAAAGAAAAGAGggaacatttgtttttgtttttttctgctgTAAAATAAAGAGCGCATGTAAACtgtgtttggtttttgtttttagtcgTTTCGTTTATGAAAGTAACGGCAAAGACACTTGACGTGACGTGATACGGTTGCGACCCCCATACCAAGAAATGATAACGAAAATCGAAGCACCCATTCAGGTATCTATATACGATAGGAAAtgaatgtaaatgaaaatgaacatgcatacaaacatacatacagttatgtTTGTGCATTTTGTATGGTAGAATTATGTAAAAGTATTAAactaaaaagtaataattacaacaaattttgtatgaagtTGTAGGTTATATAAGAACTTTACTATCTCagttatgttattttttaattttttatatataaaaaatataaatatttcactagTTTTGAGAATTGATCGAATAGCAGTTCAAttgaaaagaatatatatacatgaataAAAGAATAAAGATGTATTAAGACTGGctgtttcattttcaattatcaATTATCAACCAGGAATGGATATAAGAAGTCTAATATGCTAGATGTTCCGAATGATGCAACATACGTGTAGCGAAAGTGGTAAGAGGTCCTGCCTAAATTCGCATTACTCTCATTGAAgcattattcttaaattttgtatagTAAAGGTATGGGATCAAACAGGTGTCGGTACTTGAATTATTGAACAATGAAGGGAAGCGCTTTTATCGATCGATTCGTTTCacttgttgcatttgttttgcGCTGTGTGTATGTGGCATAAATGTGGCGGTTTATGGTTTGGCATATAAGACATATCTGAATATGTATGGATATGAGTTCACATGCACCCGGGAAGCAACCAAacttttactttattaaaaaaaataattccgtTCATACATGCTTGTTTCTGTCAGTTTTTAttacttacatattttaaaacattaattttcaaattcggctgcagcggtattgTGGTTGGTGAAAATCGGCGCAAAATGCCTTCACCCAATGCAGCTAGTCTATTTGCCGGAATACTAGTGGGGCTGGTAGTTGGCTATGTGCTCTGGGAATGTGTGAGCGCATTTATACCACACATGCTGAATAGAAAATATCACATTACCGAGAGCATGCGAATGTCAGTACAGCCGATAGAGGAGGAGGACGATTATCGCGATGAAAGACAATTAATCGATCTCTACAACTTCAGCTACATCATGAACCAGCCCAGTTGCACGCCCAATATCCAGGCGTTGGTGCTCGTGCCTTCGGCGCCGAAAAATCTATATAAACGCAAATTGATACGACAAACGTGGGCGAATTTCGTCGAATTGCCACTGCATAAGAATAACATACCATTCCGTGTGATCTTTATGCTGGGCATCCCCGACAGCGAGGCGAATCAGGCAGAGTTGGAGCGCGAGAATTTCGAATACGACGATATGGTGCAAGGTTCGTTCGTCGATGACTATAGGAATATGACATACAAGCATGTGATGTCCATGAAATGGTTTCTAACCTATTGTAGTAGCTCGAAAATTCTCATTAAAGTGGACGACGATGTCTTTCTCAACACACCGCAATTGATGATTTACCTACACAACTCGATGTTGCATAATCAGCTGCCGCAAACGGACAATCAGGCTGGCGATCAGGACATCACGAACATCAGTAAACCCCTGAAGCTGCTCTTTAGACAACAGAGAGATCTATTATTTTGCAATCTTAAGATTGATGAACCCGTCCATCGTAGCTATCGTTGTAAGTGGCATACCAGCTACAAGGACTATACCAACAAAACTTTTCCACCACATTGTCCGGGTTTTGGTGTCGTCTATTCAGCCGATGTTGTGCGGCGTTTGTACGATGCAGCACAGAGAGCAAAATTCTTTTGGATCGACGATGTACACATAACGGGTTTCTTAGCGAAACAGTTAAATATTAAGATTGTGCCAGCGCAGGATTATACGGTGTACTGTTTGCGGAAACTGCACACATGTGAACAACTTTTGGATGAACCTGTTGAATCCAATCTGCACGAACATCTCTTCGTAATTTTGCCGACGCCAGATCAAATGTACAATATGTGGCAATTGCATCTTGGAAGACTGCGGGAATACATTATGTCGGACGTGGAGAATAGAGGGTCACAAGTTGATTCAATTGAGACTGAATTATGGTAGTCGAACACGTTGTATTGTACTAATTCTAGTATTATATTATCTGTAGTAAATGTTTGTATACATTTGGATTCTggaagtttaataaaattaattggcaTTGCATGCATCTCagcatttttttcgaaatttatataaatgtatataacagTAAACTAAATCTACCAGCAGCCGCTTACACTGTGTCATTAAAAGTGCAAGTGTATCTTCCTCTTCcttatttgtgttttaaatttaaatgattaattttaaataatcgcTTTTTCATTCTTTGGCAGCGTCTCAgtcagagaacgttaaatattaaaattaaaaaataaaattgacatTCTCTGTCAGTTGTTCAGTCTGTAGTCAAGTTTCTAACCTTTGCTAGTTTTAGTACTGCTATGCGGTGCGACATCTAACGGCGTGCTTTTGATATTCTCAATATATCTCAATAAACAGGGTGTTTGCAGGGCCAAAAATTAGATTgagatttttaaaaaaaatttgtcgattttcaaaaataacggataactgtaaaatttaaaatttaaaatttacaggTTTGTAGAGTTCAGTAGAATTTTCAGTTGTATTCAATGCTTACTTTTTTTTGGTACTAGCCgctaatacctgagacagacatgtagtacatacAGACAGGTAGTTTCGGGaaccatatgtgtgtgtgttccgaattttgtttgaaagcagtTCTAAGGCTGGAGTATTTATTCTTATGAGCTTGGCTATTTTCGTT containing:
- the LOC105211890 gene encoding uncharacterized protein LOC105211890, yielding MLERRPLWGLIVLLNVCVVIWRMQEPAMLSVEYDGSGAGQNIDLEDYALPLHQQRQQQHQPQVEQHPVWRRGLAVRNAIAQQQLYAGKHLLADSAEANEIAAKVTRKADDSLHISGHSSSSRSSSSRFSTSHQQLIKGQTTSLRSVSSVKSTPSPLVTAATLKNTAEVQTTTTGNAREYSFPADDFEKLIDLHDFTYLISQEACGRDVQALILVHSAPANEEKRRLIRETWGNTEQLPPVNGVMPLRIIFLVGNVDSEALQLDIERENFENGDIVQGSFVDSYRNMTYKHVMAFKWFLYNCAQAQILIKVDDDVYVNTPQLLIYLERATVSGDLENVAAAAAADVQASAAISLQHTADNDRKAFENNTIVDTSSSGSGSSSSTSSSSSVRNAADANAAHSQTNATQFNAAQMIFQHPRDLLLCKTTINAMVKRSYRSKWRVTAREFPGRYYPPYCPGYAIIYSPDVVLALYNAAQVSTYFWIDDVHITGVLAQNLSIAITNADQYILYEPDCDNLLNDIMTSDDVEFLYAWHLINPQQVQQLWEMYLAKAQRHFAAAATSTFALLQAAAAKQQTSPHPTDYTKFKSYR
- the LOC105214890 gene encoding UDP-GalNAc:beta-1,3-N-acetylgalactosaminyltransferase 1, which gives rise to MPSPNAASLFAGILVGLVVGYVLWECVSAFIPHMLNRKYHITESMRMSVQPIEEEDDYRDERQLIDLYNFSYIMNQPSCTPNIQALVLVPSAPKNLYKRKLIRQTWANFVELPLHKNNIPFRVIFMLGIPDSEANQAELERENFEYDDMVQGSFVDDYRNMTYKHVMSMKWFLTYCSSSKILIKVDDDVFLNTPQLMIYLHNSMLHNQLPQTDNQAGDQDITNISKPLKLLFRQQRDLLFCNLKIDEPVHRSYRCKWHTSYKDYTNKTFPPHCPGFGVVYSADVVRRLYDAAQRAKFFWIDDVHITGFLAKQLNIKIVPAQDYTVYCLRKLHTCEQLLDEPVESNLHEHLFVILPTPDQMYNMWQLHLGRLREYIMSDVENRGSQVDSIETELW